A portion of the Natrinema salaciae genome contains these proteins:
- a CDS encoding HVO_0416 family zinc finger protein: MATSPDDAGDDVIDQFLSDRGHSVERVGWEQEYNKKQCPECGGLHDTSAHSCTVCGWEPAT; the protein is encoded by the coding sequence ATGGCAACCTCACCCGACGATGCCGGTGACGACGTCATCGATCAATTCCTGTCCGATCGCGGTCACTCGGTCGAACGAGTAGGGTGGGAGCAGGAGTATAACAAGAAGCAGTGTCCGGAGTGTGGCGGACTCCACGACACTTCCGCTCACTCCTGTACCGTCTGCGGGTGGGAGCCAGCGACGTAA